In a genomic window of Mycolicibacter heraklionensis:
- a CDS encoding LysR family transcriptional regulator, with translation MLNPIEINTRKLGYFVAVAEELHFSKAAERVHLAQQALSRQIKELENLVGAKLLERTTRKVTLTPAGEAFLAGARTALAALDEAASAARRAARGLAGTLRLGYVPGAALELTPLILAEFAERHPAVVVEMQEFPVHDSSAGLASGAADVAFVRLPKGIPNIETEVLFVDPVVAMVPNSHHLVGRGSVSAKDLVSDPITNGDTVDEAYRAFWCLEAARDESTKARLVPITSITEEAQVVAAGAAIAVTSAVVMNFMPLPGVRFLAINDWPGSAIALGWHRGERSPLVAQFLEVALSVRDRESELVHTMENRPTTA, from the coding sequence ATGCTTAATCCCATCGAGATCAACACCCGCAAATTGGGTTACTTCGTGGCCGTTGCCGAAGAGTTGCACTTCAGCAAGGCCGCGGAACGTGTTCACCTGGCCCAGCAGGCCCTCAGTCGCCAGATCAAGGAACTCGAGAACCTGGTTGGCGCCAAGCTGCTGGAGCGCACCACCCGCAAGGTGACGTTGACGCCCGCTGGTGAGGCCTTCCTGGCGGGAGCTCGCACCGCGCTCGCCGCTCTTGACGAAGCTGCATCCGCCGCCCGGCGAGCCGCGCGCGGGCTGGCCGGCACGCTGCGGCTGGGCTACGTCCCCGGTGCCGCCCTCGAACTGACACCGTTGATCCTGGCCGAGTTCGCCGAACGCCACCCCGCCGTCGTCGTTGAGATGCAAGAGTTTCCGGTCCACGACTCATCGGCGGGCCTGGCATCTGGGGCCGCCGACGTGGCGTTCGTGCGGCTGCCGAAGGGCATACCCAACATCGAGACGGAGGTCCTGTTCGTCGACCCGGTGGTGGCGATGGTGCCGAACTCGCACCACCTCGTCGGACGGGGTTCGGTGTCTGCGAAGGATCTCGTCAGTGACCCGATCACCAACGGGGACACCGTTGACGAGGCCTATCGCGCATTCTGGTGTCTGGAGGCGGCACGCGACGAGTCAACCAAGGCCCGCCTCGTTCCCATCACCTCGATCACCGAGGAAGCACAAGTGGTCGCGGCCGGAGCGGCTATCGCCGTCACCAGCGCAGTGGTCATGAACTTCATGCCGTTGCCGGGCGTGCGATTCCTGGCGATCAACGACTGGCCCGGCTCGGCGATCGCCCTCGGCTGGCACCGCGGCGAACGCTCCCCTTTGGTTGCCCAGTTTCTCGAGGTCGCGCTGTCAGTGCGGGACCGCGAGTCCGAGCTCGTCCACACCATGGAGAACAGGCCGACCACCGCCTGA
- a CDS encoding cellulase family glycosylhydrolase, translating to MKAQISSRVVGFTATAGAFLAFGVAPLAAAPGAQADFDDALDAAFAPFLDTTTNTLDWDAVLSPSAWDTFLAPAHWDTVLTELGGLTAPGPAAADPNTWLLQYVYTPLHTGIEAWIHSDLGQQINSLINQPFQDLTGRPLIGDGIDGTAEHHDGTDGGWLFGDGGNGWNSTESGGIGGAGGNAGMFGNGGTGGNGADGGLGGNGGDGGNGGWLMGNGGTGGDAGDGTYTGPGDLPALGGAGGNASTLLGAHGDHGHYGTLDGAPPGGVSDLGTTGTWITDNDGRVVLLHGVNEVNKEAPFTLSAAGFSDDDAAFLAANGFNSVRVGVIWAGVEPQPGVIDYDYLASIRETVQILANHGIYAILDMHQDLYSASLGADGAPEWAVLTGGLPNENYGFPWTYALNAAENHAWDAFWSNAKAPDGIGLQNHYAQMWEHVANYFKDDPSVVGYELMNEPWAGSSWLSTIFGNSYFEAQQLTPFYNQVDAAIRAVDPATPVYFEPNTLSGNLPIPTHLGTVDDPNRVFAFHDYCLTTTFIAGSDFGCSLWESIVQGYAEDYAAAQHIPATITEFGATNDTAVLTDTLNQASQQEYSWLYWHYGSRLVHDLSEAPSGANVDTSVLATLAEPYAQAVAGTPTSWSFDSGTFQLSYSTEMAGGAGHFAAGSQTEISVPPIQYPDGYQVTVTGGHVVSAPGAPVLIIASDSGATTVTVTVTAAVGPA from the coding sequence ATGAAAGCCCAAATCAGCAGTCGAGTTGTCGGGTTTACCGCGACCGCGGGCGCGTTTCTGGCGTTCGGGGTGGCGCCGCTGGCTGCCGCTCCGGGGGCCCAGGCCGATTTCGATGACGCGCTCGACGCCGCCTTCGCACCCTTCCTCGACACCACCACCAACACCCTCGACTGGGACGCGGTGCTCTCACCCTCGGCGTGGGACACCTTCCTGGCCCCGGCGCACTGGGACACCGTCCTGACCGAACTGGGCGGTTTGACCGCCCCCGGCCCCGCCGCCGCCGACCCCAACACCTGGCTGCTGCAGTACGTCTACACCCCCCTCCACACCGGCATCGAAGCCTGGATCCACAGCGACCTCGGCCAACAAATCAACTCCCTCATCAACCAACCCTTCCAGGACCTGACCGGTAGGCCCCTGATCGGCGACGGCATCGACGGCACCGCCGAACACCACGACGGCACCGACGGCGGCTGGCTGTTCGGCGACGGCGGAAACGGCTGGAATAGCACCGAATCCGGCGGCATAGGCGGAGCCGGCGGCAACGCCGGCATGTTCGGCAACGGCGGCACCGGTGGCAACGGAGCAGACGGCGGCCTCGGCGGCAACGGCGGAGACGGCGGCAACGGCGGCTGGCTGATGGGCAACGGCGGCACCGGCGGCGACGCCGGTGACGGCACCTACACCGGCCCCGGCGACCTCCCCGCCCTCGGCGGCGCCGGCGGCAACGCCAGCACGCTGCTCGGCGCCCACGGCGACCACGGCCACTACGGCACCCTCGACGGCGCCCCACCCGGTGGCGTCTCCGACCTCGGCACCACCGGCACCTGGATCACCGACAACGACGGACGAGTGGTCCTCCTGCATGGAGTAAACGAGGTGAACAAAGAGGCGCCGTTCACGTTGTCTGCGGCGGGTTTCAGCGACGACGACGCAGCGTTCCTGGCCGCCAACGGCTTCAACTCGGTGCGGGTCGGAGTCATCTGGGCCGGGGTGGAGCCCCAGCCCGGCGTCATCGACTACGACTATCTCGCCTCGATCCGAGAGACGGTGCAGATCCTGGCCAACCACGGCATCTACGCCATCCTCGACATGCACCAAGACCTCTACAGCGCCTCACTCGGTGCCGACGGCGCACCGGAATGGGCAGTGCTGACCGGCGGACTGCCCAATGAAAACTACGGCTTCCCGTGGACCTACGCGCTCAATGCGGCAGAGAACCACGCTTGGGATGCGTTCTGGTCCAACGCCAAAGCACCCGACGGCATTGGTCTCCAGAACCACTACGCGCAGATGTGGGAACACGTCGCGAACTACTTCAAAGACGACCCCTCCGTGGTCGGCTACGAACTCATGAACGAGCCGTGGGCCGGATCATCATGGCTGTCAACGATATTCGGCAACTCCTATTTTGAGGCGCAACAGCTGACCCCGTTCTACAACCAGGTGGACGCCGCGATCAGGGCGGTCGACCCGGCCACGCCGGTGTACTTCGAACCGAACACCCTGTCCGGCAACCTTCCGATCCCAACCCACCTGGGCACGGTGGACGACCCGAACCGAGTGTTCGCGTTCCACGACTACTGCCTCACGACGACGTTCATCGCCGGCAGCGACTTCGGCTGCTCGCTGTGGGAATCGATCGTCCAGGGCTACGCCGAGGACTATGCGGCAGCGCAGCACATACCCGCAACGATCACCGAGTTCGGTGCCACCAACGACACCGCCGTGCTGACCGACACCCTGAACCAGGCCAGCCAGCAGGAGTACAGCTGGCTGTATTGGCACTACGGCAGCCGATTGGTCCACGACCTCAGCGAAGCGCCGTCGGGTGCCAACGTCGACACCTCGGTCTTGGCAACGCTCGCTGAACCGTACGCGCAGGCCGTTGCCGGCACCCCGACCTCCTGGTCGTTCGACTCCGGCACTTTCCAGCTGAGCTACTCCACCGAGATGGCCGGCGGCGCCGGCCACTTCGCCGCCGGCTCCCAGACCGAGATCTCGGTGCCGCCCATCCAGTACCCGGACGGCTATCAAGTCACGGTCACCGGCGGGCATGTGGTCTCGGCCCCTGGCGCGCCGGTGCTGATCATCGCCTCGGACAGCGGCGCCACCACCGTCACCGTCACCGTCACGGCCGCAGTCGGTCCGGCCTGA
- a CDS encoding cellulase family glycosylhydrolase, with product MMRRNNSATKRHISSQIVGFTATAGAFLAFGVAPLAAAPGAQADFDDALDAAFAPFLDTTTNTLDWDAVLSPSAWDTFLAPAHWDTVLTELGGLTAPGPAAADPNTWLLQYVYTPLHTGIEAWIHSDLGQQINSLINQPFQDLTGRPLIGDGIDGTAEHHDGTDGGWLFGDGGNGWNSTESGGIGGAGGNAGMFGNGGTGGNGADGGLGGNGGDGGNGGWLMGNGGTGGDAGAGTYTGPGDLPALGGAGGNASTLLGAHGDHGHYGTLDGAPAAVAGITTAGTWITDADGRVLVLHGFNEVYKIPPYEPSAGGFSDDDAAFLAANGFNSVRLGVIWAGVEPQPGVIDYNYLASINQTVQILANHGIVSIIDFHQDDFSPVFGGEGAPEWATQTGGLPNPDIGFGLNYALNPAQNHAWDMLWSNAKGPDGVGLLNHYARMTQAVADYFKDDPNIAGYEIINEPWAGSTWLSTIFGNSFYEAQQLTPFYNQVSAAIRSVDPTTPMIYEPNTLFNEAVPTQLGAVDDPHGVFAFHDYCMLTSISAAFSPLCPGYIELLAANGEAYTSRYDVPGLISEFGSGNGAAEAVMVMNAADQRMWGWSQWAYNGVPAITGTAPGNALVFDPSKPPVGDNVDWSRLEATSAPYAQAVAGTPTSWSFDSGTFQLSYSTEMAGGTGHFAAGSQTEISVPPIQYPDGYQVTVTGGHVVSAPGAPVLVIASDSGASTVSVVVTPAS from the coding sequence ATGATGCGCCGCAACAACTCCGCCACAAAGCGCCACATCAGCAGCCAGATCGTCGGGTTTACCGCGACCGCGGGCGCGTTTCTGGCGTTCGGGGTGGCGCCGCTGGCTGCCGCTCCGGGGGCCCAGGCCGATTTCGATGACGCGCTCGACGCAGCCTTCGCACCCTTCCTCGACACCACCACCAACACCCTCGACTGGGACGCGGTGCTCTCACCCTCGGCGTGGGACACCTTCCTGGCCCCGGCGCACTGGGACACCGTCCTGACCGAACTGGGCGGTTTGACCGCCCCCGGCCCCGCCGCCGCCGACCCCAACACCTGGCTGCTGCAGTACGTCTACACCCCCCTCCACACCGGCATCGAAGCCTGGATCCACAGCGACCTCGGCCAACAAATCAACTCCCTCATCAACCAACCCTTCCAGGACCTGACCGGTAGGCCCCTGATCGGCGACGGCATCGACGGCACCGCCGAACACCACGACGGCACCGACGGCGGCTGGCTGTTCGGCGACGGCGGAAACGGCTGGAATAGCACCGAATCCGGCGGCATAGGCGGAGCCGGCGGCAACGCCGGCATGTTCGGCAACGGCGGCACCGGTGGCAACGGAGCAGACGGCGGCCTCGGCGGCAACGGCGGAGACGGCGGCAACGGCGGCTGGCTGATGGGCAACGGCGGCACCGGCGGCGACGCCGGTGCCGGCACCTACACCGGCCCCGGCGACCTCCCCGCCCTCGGCGGCGCCGGCGGCAACGCCAGCACGCTGCTCGGCGCCCACGGCGACCACGGCCACTACGGCACCCTCGACGGTGCCCCGGCAGCCGTCGCCGGGATCACCACCGCCGGCACCTGGATCACCGACGCCGACGGTCGGGTTCTCGTGCTGCACGGGTTCAACGAGGTCTACAAGATCCCGCCCTATGAGCCGTCCGCTGGCGGGTTCAGCGACGACGACGCGGCGTTCCTGGCCGCCAACGGCTTCAACTCGGTACGGCTGGGCGTCATCTGGGCGGGCGTGGAACCACAGCCCGGCGTCATCGACTACAACTACCTCGCCTCGATCAACCAGACCGTGCAGATCTTGGCCAACCACGGCATCGTCAGCATCATCGACTTCCACCAGGACGACTTCAGCCCCGTCTTCGGCGGCGAAGGCGCACCGGAGTGGGCCACCCAAACCGGTGGGCTGCCCAACCCCGACATCGGCTTCGGACTCAACTACGCACTCAACCCCGCACAGAACCACGCCTGGGACATGTTGTGGTCCAACGCCAAAGGGCCCGACGGCGTGGGCCTTTTGAATCACTACGCGCGGATGACCCAAGCCGTTGCGGACTACTTCAAAGACGACCCCAACATCGCCGGCTACGAGATCATCAACGAGCCCTGGGCCGGCTCGACTTGGCTGTCAACGATATTCGGCAATTCCTTCTACGAAGCTCAGCAGCTGACCCCGTTCTACAACCAGGTGAGCGCGGCGATCCGGTCCGTCGACCCCACCACACCGATGATCTACGAGCCGAACACCCTGTTCAACGAGGCAGTGCCGACCCAGCTGGGTGCGGTGGACGACCCGCACGGCGTCTTCGCATTCCACGACTACTGCATGTTGACCAGCATCAGCGCGGCCTTCTCACCACTGTGCCCGGGGTACATCGAGCTACTGGCCGCGAACGGCGAGGCATACACGAGCAGGTACGACGTGCCGGGGCTCATCTCGGAGTTCGGATCCGGAAACGGCGCCGCGGAAGCCGTCATGGTGATGAACGCTGCGGACCAGCGCATGTGGGGCTGGTCGCAATGGGCCTACAACGGGGTTCCCGCCATCACCGGCACCGCCCCGGGCAATGCGCTGGTCTTCGACCCCAGCAAGCCGCCCGTCGGCGACAATGTCGATTGGTCCAGGCTGGAAGCGACGTCGGCGCCGTACGCGCAGGCCGTTGCCGGCACCCCGACCTCCTGGTCGTTCGACTCCGGCACTTTCCAGCTGAGCTACTCCACCGAGATGGCCGGCGGCACAGGCCACTTCGCCGCCGGCTCCCAGACCGAGATCTCGGTGCCGCCCATCCAGTACCCGGACGGCTATCAAGTCACGGTCACCGGCGGGCATGTGGTCTCGGCCCCTGGCGCGCCGGTGCTGGTCATCGCATCAGACAGCGGCGCGAGCACCGTCAGCGTCGTGGTGACTCCGGCAAGCTAG
- a CDS encoding heavy metal translocating P-type ATPase produces the protein MTCASCAARVERGLNALDGVHATVNFAVERAHVEHDSHVTPADLVRAVQACGYQAAVIGAAHEHSGEHTDVPVGQLRSRLIGSALMAVPVVALSMVMAWQFTGWQWVAFALTTPIVAWGGYPFHLAALRTAVHRAATMDTLVSLGTLAAYLWSAVAVFTGAGHLYFEVAAVVTVFLLAGRYAESYAKRSAGAALRELLELGAKDAAVMRREDGVLTEVRVPIADLRVGDVIVVRPGERVAADGVVIDGATALDTSAMTGESLPLDVGVGADVLGGSLNTTGLVLVRATKVGADTQLARMATMVADAQAGKASVQRLADRVSAVFVPAVLGIAALTLAGWLLTGASVAAAFTAAVAVLIIACPCALGLATPTAILVGTGRGAQLGILIKNPQVLEAVKDIDTVVLDKTGTITTGVMAVGGLAVARGEDPNTVLGRAAAVESASEHPIAAAIVAGATAAGLEIGRVTEFASRPGQGVTGVVDGVRVEVARSAAAHETGTAVEVSWDGRARGTITLTDTVRPTSAAAVAELKAMGITPMLLTGDGAAVARMVAREVGIDPVNVIADVLPADKAEAVKRLQAQGRRVAMVGDGVNDSVALATADIGMAMGTGTDAAIEAGDVTLVRGDLGTVPTALRLSARTLRIIRQNLVWAFGYNIAAIPLAAAGLLNPMIAGAAMAASSVLVVTNSLRLRRFAR, from the coding sequence ATGACCTGTGCGTCGTGCGCGGCGCGGGTGGAGCGCGGCTTGAACGCGCTCGACGGGGTGCACGCCACAGTGAACTTCGCGGTCGAACGGGCCCACGTCGAACACGACTCGCACGTCACGCCAGCCGACCTGGTGCGCGCCGTTCAGGCATGCGGCTACCAGGCCGCGGTGATCGGTGCCGCGCACGAGCACTCCGGCGAGCACACCGACGTGCCTGTCGGACAACTGCGCTCCCGGCTGATCGGCTCGGCACTAATGGCCGTGCCCGTGGTGGCGCTGTCGATGGTGATGGCCTGGCAGTTCACCGGCTGGCAGTGGGTGGCATTCGCGCTGACCACCCCGATCGTGGCGTGGGGCGGCTACCCGTTCCACCTCGCCGCACTGCGCACCGCCGTCCACCGCGCCGCCACCATGGACACCCTGGTTTCGCTGGGCACCCTTGCCGCCTACCTGTGGTCGGCGGTTGCGGTCTTCACCGGGGCGGGCCACCTGTATTTCGAGGTGGCGGCCGTCGTCACGGTCTTCCTGCTGGCCGGCCGCTACGCCGAATCGTATGCAAAACGGTCGGCGGGCGCGGCGCTGCGGGAACTGCTGGAACTCGGGGCCAAAGACGCCGCGGTCATGCGGCGCGAGGACGGTGTGCTGACCGAGGTCCGGGTGCCGATCGCCGACCTGCGGGTGGGTGACGTCATCGTGGTCCGGCCGGGGGAGCGGGTCGCCGCCGACGGCGTGGTCATCGACGGCGCCACCGCGCTGGACACCTCGGCGATGACCGGCGAATCACTGCCCCTCGACGTGGGCGTCGGCGCCGACGTACTGGGCGGCTCGCTCAACACCACCGGGCTGGTGCTGGTCCGCGCCACCAAGGTCGGCGCGGACACCCAGCTGGCCCGGATGGCCACGATGGTCGCCGACGCCCAGGCCGGCAAGGCGTCGGTCCAGCGGCTCGCCGACCGGGTGTCGGCGGTGTTCGTGCCCGCGGTGCTGGGGATCGCCGCGCTCACCCTGGCCGGCTGGCTGCTGACCGGTGCATCCGTCGCGGCGGCGTTCACCGCGGCCGTCGCCGTGCTGATCATCGCCTGCCCGTGTGCGCTTGGGCTGGCCACGCCGACCGCAATCCTGGTCGGCACCGGCCGCGGCGCGCAGCTCGGCATTCTGATCAAGAACCCGCAGGTCCTAGAGGCCGTCAAGGACATCGACACCGTCGTGCTGGACAAGACCGGCACCATCACCACCGGCGTCATGGCGGTCGGCGGTCTCGCGGTCGCCCGCGGCGAGGACCCCAACACCGTGCTGGGCCGAGCCGCCGCCGTCGAATCGGCGTCCGAGCACCCGATCGCCGCGGCCATCGTCGCCGGGGCCACCGCCGCCGGCCTTGAGATCGGCCGGGTGACCGAGTTCGCCAGCCGTCCCGGCCAGGGTGTGACCGGGGTGGTCGACGGTGTGCGAGTCGAGGTCGCTCGGTCAGCTGCCGCGCACGAAACCGGCACCGCCGTCGAGGTCTCCTGGGACGGTCGGGCGCGCGGGACGATCACCCTGACCGACACCGTGCGGCCCACCAGCGCGGCCGCGGTGGCCGAGCTCAAGGCCATGGGCATCACCCCGATGCTGCTCACCGGTGACGGCGCAGCGGTGGCGCGGATGGTGGCCCGCGAGGTCGGGATCGATCCGGTCAACGTCATCGCCGACGTGTTGCCCGCGGACAAGGCCGAGGCGGTCAAGCGGTTGCAGGCGCAGGGCCGACGGGTGGCCATGGTCGGCGACGGCGTCAACGACTCGGTGGCGCTGGCCACCGCCGATATCGGGATGGCGATGGGCACCGGCACCGACGCCGCCATCGAGGCCGGTGACGTGACGCTGGTGCGAGGTGACCTCGGCACGGTTCCGACTGCGCTGCGGCTGTCCGCACGCACCCTGCGAATCATCCGGCAGAACCTCGTCTGGGCGTTCGGCTACAACATCGCGGCGATCCCGCTCGCGGCGGCCGGATTGCTCAACCCGATGATCGCGGGCGCGGCGATGGCGGCCTCGTCGGTTTTGGTGGTGACGAATAGCCTCCGGCTTCGGCGATTCGCGCGGTAG
- a CDS encoding alpha/beta hydrolase, whose product MMLYMADLTRRAALRLGVGAAGAVGLFGVGVGRYPAESRATGSTYPTRESGSFVSAARGGVETNWIIARPPGQTAPLRPVIALHCKDGDAAWVMDLGVEEELAKLTASGRPPFAVVAVDGGNTYWRRHSSGEDSGAMVLGELIPMLAEKGLDTTRVGFMGWSMGAYGALLLGSQLGPARTAGICAISPAIYMTYFGAPAGAFDSVDDWRTNSVFNLVPRLARIPLRVDCGTGDSFAYATKSFIGQLNPPPAGGFSPGGHDVSYWQEQLPAELAWLDS is encoded by the coding sequence ATGATGCTGTACATGGCAGATTTGACCCGCCGGGCTGCTTTGCGCCTCGGGGTCGGTGCCGCGGGGGCTGTAGGCCTATTCGGCGTGGGTGTGGGGCGGTACCCGGCCGAGTCGCGGGCGACCGGCAGTACCTATCCGACCCGGGAATCCGGCTCGTTCGTGTCGGCGGCCCGCGGCGGGGTGGAGACCAACTGGATCATCGCGCGGCCGCCCGGGCAGACCGCTCCGCTGCGGCCGGTGATCGCGTTGCACTGCAAGGACGGCGACGCGGCCTGGGTGATGGATCTGGGCGTGGAAGAAGAGCTGGCGAAGCTGACCGCTTCGGGCCGGCCGCCGTTCGCGGTGGTGGCCGTCGACGGCGGCAACACCTACTGGCGCCGGCACAGCTCCGGTGAGGACTCCGGTGCGATGGTGCTGGGGGAGCTGATCCCGATGCTGGCGGAGAAGGGCCTCGACACCACCCGAGTCGGGTTCATGGGCTGGTCGATGGGCGCCTACGGCGCGCTGCTGCTGGGCAGCCAGCTGGGTCCGGCGCGCACCGCGGGGATCTGTGCCATCAGCCCGGCGATCTACATGACCTATTTCGGCGCGCCCGCCGGGGCATTCGACAGCGTCGACGACTGGCGGACGAACTCGGTTTTCAACCTGGTGCCGCGGCTGGCCCGGATCCCGTTGCGGGTCGACTGCGGGACCGGAGACAGCTTCGCCTACGCGACCAAGAGTTTCATCGGCCAACTGAATCCGCCGCCGGCAGGCGGGTTCTCCCCGGGCGGTCACGACGTGTCCTATTGGCAGGAGCAGCTTCCGGCGGAGTTGGCTTGGCTGGATTCGTGA
- a CDS encoding ABC transporter ATP-binding protein translates to MGDLRIRDLVIEYATGGGEPIRPIHGLSLDVPAGSLVVVLGPSGCGKTTLLSCLGGILSPTSGQIQFGATDVTALSRRDITSYRRRTVGIVFQAFNLVPSLTALENVMVPMWAAGWTQWSAQERARDLLSRVGLADRTHHRPGQLSGGQQQRVAVARALSLDPPLILADEPTAQLDYVRAGEVVQLLRVLAAGDRVVVVATHDTRIVPLADIVIQLSPTAAPARPQQAPVLLGPGSVLLEQGTVEDLIYVVTEGEVEIAPDSAGAGDGLLKIGKPDHYAGQLGPMVRIPRSATVRAPREATVVSYTVDAFRRQFGRPPLPDVPNEPAST, encoded by the coding sequence ATGGGGGACCTGCGGATCCGTGATCTGGTCATCGAATACGCCACCGGCGGCGGGGAACCGATCCGTCCCATCCACGGCCTGAGCCTGGACGTTCCGGCCGGCTCACTGGTGGTGGTGCTCGGTCCCAGCGGCTGCGGCAAGACCACGCTGCTGTCGTGCCTGGGCGGCATCTTGAGTCCCACGAGCGGTCAGATCCAGTTCGGCGCCACCGACGTGACCGCACTGAGCCGGCGCGACATCACGTCCTACCGGCGGCGCACCGTCGGCATCGTCTTCCAGGCGTTCAATCTGGTGCCGAGCCTGACCGCGCTGGAGAACGTGATGGTGCCGATGTGGGCGGCCGGGTGGACCCAGTGGTCCGCCCAAGAACGTGCCCGGGATCTGCTGTCGCGGGTCGGTCTGGCCGACCGGACTCACCACCGGCCCGGGCAGCTCAGCGGCGGCCAGCAGCAGCGGGTGGCGGTGGCGCGCGCCCTGTCCCTAGATCCGCCGCTGATCCTGGCCGACGAACCCACCGCGCAACTGGACTACGTGCGGGCCGGCGAAGTGGTGCAGCTGCTGCGGGTGCTGGCGGCGGGCGATCGCGTCGTGGTGGTGGCGACCCACGACACCCGGATCGTCCCGCTGGCCGACATCGTCATCCAGCTGTCGCCGACCGCCGCCCCGGCGCGCCCGCAGCAGGCGCCGGTCCTGTTGGGTCCCGGCTCGGTGCTGCTGGAGCAGGGCACCGTCGAGGACCTGATCTACGTCGTCACCGAAGGCGAGGTGGAGATCGCTCCCGACTCGGCCGGCGCCGGCGACGGGCTGCTCAAGATCGGCAAACCGGACCACTACGCCGGCCAGCTCGGACCCATGGTGCGGATCCCCCGCTCGGCGACGGTGCGTGCCCCACGCGAGGCAACCGTCGTGAGTTATACCGTGGACGCGTTTCGCCGGCAGTTCGGCCGCCCACCGCTTCCCGACGTTCCTAACGAACCGGCATCAACCTGA
- a CDS encoding ABC transporter permease encodes MLITAFRDLQWRLRRFIVAAVGTAMVFALTLVLAGLTHGFRVEAENVVDSLGIDGYLIQTAAVGPFMGSSRFPQAEAGDVARVSGVQAALPVVYGNTILQDGRSPLNVNIYGVPKAAMPPLTAGRAPTEPNEIAMSTTLKRSVGDEIELGADKLRIVGLVEKSTTLAGQPNGFLTVAGAQRLMYSGQPVASAIGIRGTPAHVPEGYRVVDRAAAVDDMVRPLAGAQMALSYMSVLLWGVAALIVGSLIYLSALERTRDFAVFKALGVTTWMVLAGLALQAVVVAVAAAVLGGVLAVSIGPLFPMLVAVTGSSFALLVLTAVGIGLLASLAGLRHAVAVDPVLAFGGP; translated from the coding sequence ATGTTAATCACCGCGTTTCGTGATCTGCAGTGGCGACTGCGCCGGTTCATTGTCGCCGCGGTGGGCACCGCGATGGTGTTCGCCCTGACTCTGGTGCTGGCCGGGTTGACCCACGGGTTCCGGGTCGAGGCGGAGAATGTGGTCGATTCACTGGGCATCGACGGCTATCTGATCCAGACGGCTGCGGTGGGCCCGTTCATGGGCTCGTCGCGGTTCCCGCAGGCCGAAGCCGGCGACGTCGCCCGAGTTTCCGGCGTGCAGGCGGCGTTGCCGGTGGTCTACGGCAACACGATCCTGCAGGACGGCCGCTCGCCGCTGAACGTGAATATCTACGGTGTGCCCAAGGCCGCGATGCCGCCGCTCACTGCCGGCCGAGCTCCGACCGAACCCAATGAGATCGCGATGTCGACGACGCTCAAGCGCTCCGTCGGCGACGAGATCGAACTGGGCGCGGACAAGCTGCGGATCGTCGGCCTGGTGGAGAAGTCCACCACGCTGGCCGGCCAGCCCAATGGTTTCCTGACCGTGGCGGGCGCGCAACGACTGATGTATTCCGGCCAGCCGGTGGCCTCCGCGATCGGCATTCGGGGCACGCCCGCGCACGTCCCGGAGGGCTACCGGGTGGTGGACCGGGCCGCCGCCGTCGACGACATGGTTCGCCCGCTGGCGGGTGCACAGATGGCCCTGTCGTACATGTCGGTGCTGCTGTGGGGCGTCGCCGCACTGATCGTGGGCTCCCTGATCTACCTGTCGGCGCTGGAACGCACCCGCGACTTCGCGGTGTTCAAGGCGCTGGGCGTCACCACGTGGATGGTGCTGGCCGGGTTGGCGCTGCAGGCGGTGGTCGTCGCGGTGGCCGCGGCAGTGCTCGGCGGCGTCCTGGCGGTGTCGATCGGGCCGCTGTTTCCGATGCTGGTGGCGGTGACCGGGTCGTCGTTCGCCCTGCTGGTCCTGACCGCGGTGGGAATCGGTCTGCTGGCCAGCCTGGCGGGACTGCGGCACGCGGTGGCCGTAGACCCGGTGCTGGCGTTCGGGGGTCCGTAA